From Paraburkholderia sabiae, a single genomic window includes:
- a CDS encoding alpha/beta fold hydrolase, producing MTHWTLDQQFTYRDQTVRYRTFGDGPPVVLIHGTPFSSWVWHRIAPHLARDRKVHVYDLLGYGQSERRDGQDVSLGVQNGLLAALLEHWKLNTPANLPDVVAHDFGGATALRAHLIDGCDYASLTLIDPVAVAPWGSPFVRHVREHAAAFAGLPAYIHEAVVNAYIRGSIARAIADDELAPYVAPWLGEVGQPAFYRQIAQMDQRYTDEVEARYPHMRCRTQILWGEDDEWIPIERGRQLASVIPDARFQPVPNAGHLMQEDAPEAIVAAVLRWLG from the coding sequence ATGACGCACTGGACGCTCGATCAGCAGTTCACGTATCGCGATCAGACGGTTCGTTATCGGACCTTCGGCGATGGACCGCCCGTCGTGCTGATTCACGGCACGCCGTTTTCGTCGTGGGTCTGGCATCGCATCGCGCCGCATCTCGCGCGCGACCGCAAGGTCCATGTCTACGACCTGCTCGGCTATGGCCAATCGGAACGGCGCGATGGCCAGGATGTGTCGCTCGGTGTGCAGAACGGCTTGCTCGCCGCCCTGCTCGAACACTGGAAGCTGAATACGCCCGCGAATTTGCCCGATGTCGTGGCGCATGACTTCGGCGGCGCGACGGCGTTGCGCGCGCATCTGATCGACGGTTGCGATTATGCGAGCCTCACGCTGATCGATCCCGTCGCCGTCGCTCCGTGGGGATCGCCGTTCGTGCGGCATGTGCGCGAGCATGCAGCGGCTTTTGCGGGTCTGCCCGCTTATATTCATGAGGCCGTCGTCAACGCATACATTCGCGGTTCGATTGCAAGGGCGATTGCCGACGACGAACTCGCGCCTTACGTCGCGCCATGGCTCGGCGAGGTCGGTCAGCCCGCGTTCTACCGTCAGATCGCGCAGATGGATCAGCGCTATACGGATGAAGTCGAAGCGCGCTATCCGCACATGCGTTGCCGCACGCAGATTCTGTGGGGCGAGGACGACGAGTGGATTCCCATCGAACGCGGCAGGCAACTGGCGAGCGTCATTCCGGACGCGCGTTTCCAGCCGGTGCCGAACGCCGGGCATCTGATGCAGGAAGACGCGCCCGAGGCCATCGTCGCCGCGGTGTTGCGCTGGCTCGGGTAA
- the bcsD gene encoding cellulose biosynthesis protein BcsD: protein MQDEHTATLLDYYTRHQTSVQWRGFLSALAEEFETQLDPSQLRILMARIGARFAARYPAGDCTTLDDLASFLNAVWSELDWGFVRLVERDDYLSIEHACAPLAVFGERAAAWASAFLEGAYQHWLNELGAGSLALQEYQSANAHSYEFRLLKSP, encoded by the coding sequence ATGCAAGACGAACACACGGCAACCCTGCTCGACTATTACACGCGACATCAGACGTCCGTGCAATGGCGCGGCTTTCTCAGCGCGCTCGCCGAAGAGTTCGAGACACAGCTTGATCCGTCGCAACTACGCATACTGATGGCGCGCATCGGCGCACGTTTTGCCGCAAGGTATCCTGCCGGCGATTGCACGACGCTCGACGACCTCGCTTCCTTTCTCAACGCCGTCTGGTCGGAACTCGACTGGGGCTTCGTGCGTCTTGTCGAACGGGACGATTATCTTTCCATCGAGCATGCCTGCGCACCGCTTGCCGTATTCGGCGAACGGGCGGCGGCGTGGGCGTCGGCTTTTCTCGAAGGCGCGTATCAGCACTGGCTGAATGAACTGGGCGCGGGCTCGCTGGCGTTGCAGGAATATCAAAGCGCGAACGCTCATTCGTACGAGTTCAGACTGTTGAAGTCGCCTTGA
- the bcsP gene encoding cellulose biosynthesis protein BcsP, with amino-acid sequence MSVSDDVGNLFRRFGGDAGQYQEVARDDEAKQAALRWPLLNALDIAHAGPVPDAGRPVTAAAPVHRAESAASSSAAQSEASAAEPAAPTRLPLFARGHRHATMPPPVASAQPGANRFSPPPTVAPSPERNSAAANAPSMSAATAASSAATAASSTATAVAAPTPVVPQHDAQAIPAPPFLSKRQTFASSPFNNPVPESPRAAPSTPAQQQGGSILSGLFGSKPAAQSTASAAAPSKDLSALFARLSGAPAAPARSLRDTFRSRYKADGDA; translated from the coding sequence ATGAGCGTTTCAGACGACGTCGGTAATCTGTTCCGGCGCTTCGGTGGCGACGCCGGGCAATATCAGGAAGTCGCGCGCGATGACGAAGCGAAGCAGGCAGCATTGCGCTGGCCTTTGCTGAACGCGCTCGATATCGCGCATGCCGGGCCGGTGCCGGATGCGGGGCGCCCCGTGACGGCGGCAGCGCCGGTCCATCGTGCGGAGTCGGCCGCTTCGTCGTCGGCGGCACAAAGTGAAGCGTCCGCCGCCGAGCCCGCCGCGCCGACGCGTTTGCCGCTGTTCGCCCGCGGTCATCGACATGCGACGATGCCGCCGCCCGTCGCGTCCGCACAGCCGGGCGCAAACCGCTTCAGCCCGCCGCCGACCGTTGCGCCTTCGCCGGAGCGCAACAGTGCTGCCGCCAACGCGCCGAGCATGTCGGCTGCGACGGCGGCTTCGTCTGCTGCGACGGCGGCTTCGTCTACTGCTACGGCGGTTGCGGCTCCGACGCCGGTCGTGCCACAACATGACGCACAAGCCATCCCGGCGCCCCCTTTTTTAAGTAAACGCCAAACGTTTGCTTCTTCCCCATTTAACAATCCGGTTCCGGAGAGCCCGCGCGCAGCGCCTTCGACGCCCGCACAGCAGCAGGGCGGCTCGATACTTTCGGGTCTGTTCGGAAGCAAGCCCGCCGCACAATCCACGGCATCCGCCGCCGCGCCGTCGAAAGATCTGTCGGCGCTGTTCGCGCGTCTGTCGGGCGCCCCGGCAGCGCCTGCCCGTTCACTGCGCGACACCTTCCGTTCGCGCTACAAGGCGGATGGTGACGCATGA
- the bcsQ gene encoding cellulose biosynthesis protein BcsQ, translated as MRVVSVVSAKGGVGKTTLAANLASVLGSNGRRVIAVDFDPQNALRLHFGIPIDNYDGVARATLSGASWRTVMFDGIDSITALPHGALNEDDRRVFEARLDSDPYLIRESLESLALDANDIVLIDTPPGATVYTRAALLAADFVLNVVIADAASYAAIPQMERLIQTYALPRQDFIGYGYVINQVDQSRSLTKDVVKVLRDALAGHLFPGVIHLDQGVSESLAYDTTVIHYDTHSQAAADLRACGEWLGACLNGQARLPRNVA; from the coding sequence ATGAGAGTCGTCTCGGTTGTCTCTGCAAAAGGTGGCGTCGGTAAGACGACGCTCGCCGCGAATCTCGCGTCCGTGCTCGGCTCGAACGGTCGCCGTGTGATCGCCGTCGACTTCGATCCGCAGAACGCGCTGCGTCTGCACTTCGGCATTCCTATCGACAACTACGACGGCGTCGCACGCGCGACATTGTCGGGCGCATCGTGGCGCACGGTGATGTTCGACGGTATCGACAGCATCACGGCCTTGCCGCACGGCGCGCTGAACGAAGACGACCGGCGCGTGTTCGAGGCGCGGCTCGACAGCGATCCGTATCTGATCCGCGAATCGCTCGAATCGCTGGCGCTCGACGCCAACGACATCGTGCTGATCGACACGCCGCCTGGCGCGACCGTCTACACGCGCGCTGCCTTGCTGGCCGCCGACTTCGTGCTGAACGTCGTGATCGCCGATGCCGCGTCGTACGCGGCGATTCCGCAGATGGAGCGGTTGATCCAGACGTACGCGTTGCCGCGCCAAGATTTCATCGGTTACGGCTACGTGATCAATCAGGTCGACCAGAGCCGCAGTCTCACGAAAGACGTCGTGAAGGTTCTGCGCGATGCGCTCGCCGGTCATCTGTTCCCGGGCGTCATCCATCTCGATCAGGGCGTCAGCGAATCGCTCGCGTACGACACGACCGTGATTCACTACGACACGCACAGCCAGGCCGCCGCCGATCTGCGCGCGTGCGGCGAATGGCTGGGCGCATGCCTGAACGGTCAGGCCAGGTTGCCGAGGAACGTCGCATGA